A part of Misgurnus anguillicaudatus chromosome 6, ASM2758022v2, whole genome shotgun sequence genomic DNA contains:
- the fbln1 gene encoding fibulin-1 isoform X3, giving the protein MDVYVIVLFCLCGVLQAQETTDPISLDDCCKDGKDRGQESQDCTGLPLISESITCRIAQEQCCAAVLEDNSCTTGINMAKDQGSCDALLSSSTCETKTAKMCCECCLLGRATQERGLSCDLNLPVGYQCGQVSRACCVDRSPTTDGNSTEDGPPPSPEDQCKAAGCSQRCLNGACACFEGYKFKADGKTCEDINECLLGAHHCETGQRCINTMGSYRCQREASCGTGYELTDSNKCEDINECEIGSHNCGAGLECQNTVGSFRCRPRVQCGAGYIQDALGSCIDINECLSITGPCQPGQTCMNTVGSYTCQRNVVNCGRGYHLNAEGTRCVDTDECAGPDNTCDNHGCINLMGSYRCECRAGFMFNSITRGCEDINECRHYPGRLCAHKCENILGSYKCSCTTGFKLASDGRNCDDVNECEANPCSQECANVYGSYQCYCRRGYQLSDVDGITCEDIDECALPTGGHICSYRCHNTPGSFHCTCPVIGYTLAPNGRSCQDIDECVTGTHTCTEAESCFNVQGGYRCLNFECPVHYRRSGETRCERLPCNHTSECHALPVRITYYHLTFPTKIPIPTNIFRMGPSNSALGDDIEVAIVDGNQGGYFAAIRQDHGGVLVVQKPIALPQDFEISLEMKLRRFGHLSVYLFKIRLFVTPDELNNAIIE; this is encoded by the exons AGACAACAGATCCGATCTCACTGGATGACTGTTGTAAAGATGGTAAGGACAGAGGCCAGGAGTCTCAGGACTGCACGGGTCTGCCGCTCATCTCAGAGTCCATCACCTGCAG GATAGCTCAGGAGCAATGTTGTGCTGCAGTTCTTGAGGACAACAGCTGTACCACCGGCATCAATATGGCAAAGGACCAGGGAAGCTGTGACGCCCTTTTATCCAGCAGTACCTGCGAAACAAAGACGGCTAAGATGTGTTGTGAG TGTTGTTTACTTGGCCGGGCGACTCAAGAACGCGGGCTGTCGTGTGATCTGAATCTCCCGGTGGGTTATCAGTGCGGTCAGGTGTCTCGGGCGTGTTGTGTCGACCGCTCACCAACCACTGATGGAAACTCTACAGAGG ATGGACCTCCACCGAGTCCAGAAGATCAATGCAAAG ctGCCGGATGTTCCCAGCGTTGTCTTAACGGTGCGTGCGCCTGTTTCGAGGGATACAAGTTCAAGGCTGATGGAAAAACCTGTGAAG ACATCAATGAATGTTTGTTAGGCGCTCATCATTGTGAAACTGGACAGCGCTGTATCAACACGATGGGCTCGTATCGCTGTCAGAGAGAGGCCAGCTGTGGAACGGGTTATGAACTTACAGACAGCAACAAATGTGAAG ACATTAATGAATGTGAGATTGGTTCTCATAACTGCGGAGCCGGACTGGAATGCCAGAATACGGTCGGATCTTTCCGGTGCCGACCGCGAGTGCAGTGTGGCGCGGGATATATACAGGACGCCCTGGGGAGCTGCATCG aTATAAATGAGTGTTTGAGCATAACCGGACCGTGTCAGCCGGGTCAGACGTGCATGAACACTGTCGGTTCATACACATGCCAGAGAAATGTTGTTAACTGCGGTCGCGGATACCACCTGAACGCCGAAGGGACTCGCTGCGTAGATACGGAT GAGTGTGCTGGGCCTGATAATACCTGCGACAATCATGGTTGCATTAATCTGATGGGCTCGTACCGCTGTGAATGCAGGGCTGGTTTCATGTTTAACAGCATCACCAGAGGCTGTGAAG ACATCAATGAATGCAGGCATTATCCTGGCCGCCTGTGTGCTCACAAGTGTGAGAATATTCTGGGGTCTTACAAGTGCAGCTGTACCACTGGCTTCAAACTGGCCAGCGATGGACGAAACTGCGATG ACGTAAACGAATGCGAGGCAAACCCCTGCAGTCAGGAGTGTGCAAACGTTTATGGATCCTATCAGTGTTACTGTCGACGAGGTTATCAGCTCAGTGATGTGGATGGGATCACCTGTGAGG ACATTGATGAATGTGCTTTGCCCACCGGTGGACACATCTGCTCCTATCGATGTCACAACACCCCGGGTAGCTTTCACTGCACGTGTCCTGTGATCGGGTACACGCTCGCCCCTAACGGACGCAGCTGCCAGG ATATTGACGAGTGTGTAACGGGTACACACACCTGTACAGAAGCCGAGAGCTGTTTCAATGTTCAGGGTGGATACAGGTGTCTGAATTTCGAGTGTCCCGTCCACTACAGACGTTCAGGAGAAAC CCGCTGCGAACGCTTGCCTTGTAATCACACTAGCGAGTGTCACGCGTTGCCTGTGAGAATTACCTACTACCACCTGACATTCCCCACCAAAATTCCCATTCCCACCAACATCTTCCGCATGGGTCCCTCCAATTCTGCGCTCGGGGACGACATCGAAGTGGCCATTGTGGACGGTAACCAGGGAGGCTACTTCGCCGCCATACGCCAGGACCACGGCGGCGTCTTGGTGGTCCAGAAACCGATCGCGCTCCCTCAGGACTTTGAAATCTCTCTCGAGATGAAACTTAGGCGATTCGGACACCTCAGCGTTTATCTGTTTAAGATACGCTTGTTTGTAACCCCAGACGAGCTGAACAATGCCATCATTGAATGA
- the fbln1 gene encoding fibulin-1 isoform X1: protein MDVYVIVLFCLCGVLQAQETTDPISLDDCCKDGKDRGQESQDCTGLPLISESITCRIAQEQCCAAVLEDNSCTTGINMAKDQGSCDALLSSSTCETKTAKMCCECCLLGRATQERGLSCDLNLPVGYQCGQVSRACCVDRSPTTDGNSTEDGPPPSPEDQCKAAGCSQRCLNGACACFEGYKFKADGKTCEDINECLLGAHHCETGQRCINTMGSYRCQREASCGTGYELTDSNKCEDINECEIGSHNCGAGLECQNTVGSFRCRPRVQCGAGYIQDALGSCIDINECLSITGPCQPGQTCMNTVGSYTCQRNVVNCGRGYHLNAEGTRCVDTDECAGPDNTCDNHGCINLMGSYRCECRAGFMFNSITRGCEDINECRHYPGRLCAHKCENILGSYKCSCTTGFKLASDGRNCDDVNECEANPCSQECANVYGSYQCYCRRGYQLSDVDGITCEDIDECALPTGGHICSYRCHNTPGSFHCTCPVIGYTLAPNGRSCQDIDECVTGTHTCTEAESCFNVQGGYRCLNFECPVHYRRSGETRPRVDRADITRCVKSCQPNDISCILNPILTISHTAISLPTFREFTKPEEIVFLRSPTPSYLPHTDSMEIIYDILDGNVNNAFDIVKRLEHDMIVGVVRQVKPLVGSLSTVLKLAMNYVTNGVVSHRNIINVHIFVSEFWF from the exons AGACAACAGATCCGATCTCACTGGATGACTGTTGTAAAGATGGTAAGGACAGAGGCCAGGAGTCTCAGGACTGCACGGGTCTGCCGCTCATCTCAGAGTCCATCACCTGCAG GATAGCTCAGGAGCAATGTTGTGCTGCAGTTCTTGAGGACAACAGCTGTACCACCGGCATCAATATGGCAAAGGACCAGGGAAGCTGTGACGCCCTTTTATCCAGCAGTACCTGCGAAACAAAGACGGCTAAGATGTGTTGTGAG TGTTGTTTACTTGGCCGGGCGACTCAAGAACGCGGGCTGTCGTGTGATCTGAATCTCCCGGTGGGTTATCAGTGCGGTCAGGTGTCTCGGGCGTGTTGTGTCGACCGCTCACCAACCACTGATGGAAACTCTACAGAGG ATGGACCTCCACCGAGTCCAGAAGATCAATGCAAAG ctGCCGGATGTTCCCAGCGTTGTCTTAACGGTGCGTGCGCCTGTTTCGAGGGATACAAGTTCAAGGCTGATGGAAAAACCTGTGAAG ACATCAATGAATGTTTGTTAGGCGCTCATCATTGTGAAACTGGACAGCGCTGTATCAACACGATGGGCTCGTATCGCTGTCAGAGAGAGGCCAGCTGTGGAACGGGTTATGAACTTACAGACAGCAACAAATGTGAAG ACATTAATGAATGTGAGATTGGTTCTCATAACTGCGGAGCCGGACTGGAATGCCAGAATACGGTCGGATCTTTCCGGTGCCGACCGCGAGTGCAGTGTGGCGCGGGATATATACAGGACGCCCTGGGGAGCTGCATCG aTATAAATGAGTGTTTGAGCATAACCGGACCGTGTCAGCCGGGTCAGACGTGCATGAACACTGTCGGTTCATACACATGCCAGAGAAATGTTGTTAACTGCGGTCGCGGATACCACCTGAACGCCGAAGGGACTCGCTGCGTAGATACGGAT GAGTGTGCTGGGCCTGATAATACCTGCGACAATCATGGTTGCATTAATCTGATGGGCTCGTACCGCTGTGAATGCAGGGCTGGTTTCATGTTTAACAGCATCACCAGAGGCTGTGAAG ACATCAATGAATGCAGGCATTATCCTGGCCGCCTGTGTGCTCACAAGTGTGAGAATATTCTGGGGTCTTACAAGTGCAGCTGTACCACTGGCTTCAAACTGGCCAGCGATGGACGAAACTGCGATG ACGTAAACGAATGCGAGGCAAACCCCTGCAGTCAGGAGTGTGCAAACGTTTATGGATCCTATCAGTGTTACTGTCGACGAGGTTATCAGCTCAGTGATGTGGATGGGATCACCTGTGAGG ACATTGATGAATGTGCTTTGCCCACCGGTGGACACATCTGCTCCTATCGATGTCACAACACCCCGGGTAGCTTTCACTGCACGTGTCCTGTGATCGGGTACACGCTCGCCCCTAACGGACGCAGCTGCCAGG ATATTGACGAGTGTGTAACGGGTACACACACCTGTACAGAAGCCGAGAGCTGTTTCAATGTTCAGGGTGGATACAGGTGTCTGAATTTCGAGTGTCCCGTCCACTACAGACGTTCAGGAGAAAC CAGGCCAAGGGTCGATCGTGCGGATATCACCCGGTGTGTGAAATCATGCCAACCTAATGACATCTCCTGCATACTGAACCCCATCCTTACCATCTCTCACACGGCCATCTCACTTCCCACTTTCAGAGAATTCACCAAACCAGAAG AAATCGTGTTTTTGAGGTCTCCCACACCTTCGTATCTCCCTCACACGGACTCCATGGAGATCATCTACGACATTCTTGATGGGAACGTCAACAATGCCTTTGACATCGTCAAGCGTCTGGAGCACGACATGATAGTGG
- the fbln1 gene encoding fibulin-1 isoform X2 translates to MDVYVIVLFCLCGVLQAQETTDPISLDDCCKDGKDRGQESQDCTGLPLISESITCRIAQEQCCAAVLEDNSCTTGINMAKDQGSCDALLSSSTCETKTAKMCCECCLLGRATQERGLSCDLNLPVGYQCGQVSRACCVDRSPTTDGNSTEDGPPPSPEDQCKAAGCSQRCLNGACACFEGYKFKADGKTCEDINECLLGAHHCETGQRCINTMGSYRCQREASCGTGYELTDSNKCEDINECEIGSHNCGAGLECQNTVGSFRCRPRVQCGAGYIQDALGSCIDINECLSITGPCQPGQTCMNTVGSYTCQRNVVNCGRGYHLNAEGTRCVDTDECAGPDNTCDNHGCINLMGSYRCECRAGFMFNSITRGCEDINECRHYPGRLCAHKCENILGSYKCSCTTGFKLASDGRNCDDVNECEANPCSQECANVYGSYQCYCRRGYQLSDVDGITCEDIDECALPTGGHICSYRCHNTPGSFHCTCPVIGYTLAPNGRSCQDIDECVTGTHTCTEAESCFNVQGGYRCLNFECPVHYRRSGETPRVDRADITRCVKSCQPNDISCILNPILTISHTAISLPTFREFTKPEEIVFLRSPTPSYLPHTDSMEIIYDILDGNVNNAFDIVKRLEHDMIVGVVRQVKPLVGSLSTVLKLAMNYVTNGVVSHRNIINVHIFVSEFWF, encoded by the exons AGACAACAGATCCGATCTCACTGGATGACTGTTGTAAAGATGGTAAGGACAGAGGCCAGGAGTCTCAGGACTGCACGGGTCTGCCGCTCATCTCAGAGTCCATCACCTGCAG GATAGCTCAGGAGCAATGTTGTGCTGCAGTTCTTGAGGACAACAGCTGTACCACCGGCATCAATATGGCAAAGGACCAGGGAAGCTGTGACGCCCTTTTATCCAGCAGTACCTGCGAAACAAAGACGGCTAAGATGTGTTGTGAG TGTTGTTTACTTGGCCGGGCGACTCAAGAACGCGGGCTGTCGTGTGATCTGAATCTCCCGGTGGGTTATCAGTGCGGTCAGGTGTCTCGGGCGTGTTGTGTCGACCGCTCACCAACCACTGATGGAAACTCTACAGAGG ATGGACCTCCACCGAGTCCAGAAGATCAATGCAAAG ctGCCGGATGTTCCCAGCGTTGTCTTAACGGTGCGTGCGCCTGTTTCGAGGGATACAAGTTCAAGGCTGATGGAAAAACCTGTGAAG ACATCAATGAATGTTTGTTAGGCGCTCATCATTGTGAAACTGGACAGCGCTGTATCAACACGATGGGCTCGTATCGCTGTCAGAGAGAGGCCAGCTGTGGAACGGGTTATGAACTTACAGACAGCAACAAATGTGAAG ACATTAATGAATGTGAGATTGGTTCTCATAACTGCGGAGCCGGACTGGAATGCCAGAATACGGTCGGATCTTTCCGGTGCCGACCGCGAGTGCAGTGTGGCGCGGGATATATACAGGACGCCCTGGGGAGCTGCATCG aTATAAATGAGTGTTTGAGCATAACCGGACCGTGTCAGCCGGGTCAGACGTGCATGAACACTGTCGGTTCATACACATGCCAGAGAAATGTTGTTAACTGCGGTCGCGGATACCACCTGAACGCCGAAGGGACTCGCTGCGTAGATACGGAT GAGTGTGCTGGGCCTGATAATACCTGCGACAATCATGGTTGCATTAATCTGATGGGCTCGTACCGCTGTGAATGCAGGGCTGGTTTCATGTTTAACAGCATCACCAGAGGCTGTGAAG ACATCAATGAATGCAGGCATTATCCTGGCCGCCTGTGTGCTCACAAGTGTGAGAATATTCTGGGGTCTTACAAGTGCAGCTGTACCACTGGCTTCAAACTGGCCAGCGATGGACGAAACTGCGATG ACGTAAACGAATGCGAGGCAAACCCCTGCAGTCAGGAGTGTGCAAACGTTTATGGATCCTATCAGTGTTACTGTCGACGAGGTTATCAGCTCAGTGATGTGGATGGGATCACCTGTGAGG ACATTGATGAATGTGCTTTGCCCACCGGTGGACACATCTGCTCCTATCGATGTCACAACACCCCGGGTAGCTTTCACTGCACGTGTCCTGTGATCGGGTACACGCTCGCCCCTAACGGACGCAGCTGCCAGG ATATTGACGAGTGTGTAACGGGTACACACACCTGTACAGAAGCCGAGAGCTGTTTCAATGTTCAGGGTGGATACAGGTGTCTGAATTTCGAGTGTCCCGTCCACTACAGACGTTCAGGAGAAAC GCCAAGGGTCGATCGTGCGGATATCACCCGGTGTGTGAAATCATGCCAACCTAATGACATCTCCTGCATACTGAACCCCATCCTTACCATCTCTCACACGGCCATCTCACTTCCCACTTTCAGAGAATTCACCAAACCAGAAG AAATCGTGTTTTTGAGGTCTCCCACACCTTCGTATCTCCCTCACACGGACTCCATGGAGATCATCTACGACATTCTTGATGGGAACGTCAACAATGCCTTTGACATCGTCAAGCGTCTGGAGCACGACATGATAGTGG